A region of Lycium barbarum isolate Lr01 chromosome 1, ASM1917538v2, whole genome shotgun sequence DNA encodes the following proteins:
- the LOC132645914 gene encoding peroxisome biogenesis protein 2: MDRQNLASSSSPPQQDAWINTYRNLLPQWQSLPPSRQSAIPISISRVNQVDAGRLDIEMSAMLKEQLVKVFSLMKPGMLFQYEPELDAFLEFLIWRFSIWVDKPTPGNALMNLRYRDERASEIRGKVRTGLEGPGLTVAQKLWYCVATVGGQYIWARLQSFSAFRRWGDSEQRSLARGVWLLMQRMEGVYKAASFSNLLLFLYTGRYRNLIERALRARLVYGSPNMNRAVSFEYMNRQLVWNEFSELLLLLLPLLNSASVKSLLRPFSKDKSSDSSVDETLCPICQGTPSIPFVAIPCQHRYCYYCLQTRCCAAPSFRCPRCGEPVAAMQRHGGLVSNIPQKQ, from the exons ATGGACAGGCAAAATCTAGCGTCATCGTCCTCTCCCCCACAACAAGATGCTTGGATCAATACCTACCGGAATTTACTTCCTCAATGGCAGTCTCTTCCTCCATCACGCCAG TCAGCCATTCCAATTTCTATATCAAGAGTTAATCAGGTAGATGCTGGCAGATTGGACATTGAAATGTCAGCCATGCTAAAAGAGCAGTTGGTTAAGGTCTTTTCTTTGATGAAG CCAGGAATGTTATTTCAATATGAACCAGAACTTGATGCTTTCCTTGAGTTTCTAATCTGGCGATTTTCTATCTGGGTTGATAAGCCTACTCCTGGTAATGCTCTCATGAACCTGAGATACAGAGATGAGCGTGCAAGTGAGATTAGAGGAAAAG TGCGAACTGGATTAGAGGGACCAGGACTTACTGTTGCTCAAAAGCTATGGTACTGTGTTGCAACAGTCGGTGGTCAATATATATGGGCTCGTCTACAATCGTTTTCTGCTTTTAGGAGATGGGGCGACTCTGAGCAG AGGTCTTTGGCACGTGGAGTGTGGTTGTTAATGCAACGGATGGAGGGGGTCTATAAAGCAGCATCTTTTAGCAATTTACTTCTCTTTCTTTACACAGGAAG GTACAGGAATCTCATTGAAAGAGCTTTAAGAGCTAGACTTGTTTATGGGAGCCCAAATATGAATAGAGCCGTGAGCTTTGAGTACATGAATCGTCAGTTGGTGTGGAATGAATTCTCG GAACTGCTTCTTTTGCTTCTTCCCCTTCTCAACTCAGCATCCGTCAAGAGTTTGCTTCGTCCATTCTCAAAGGACAAATCTTCAGATTCTTCAGTAGATGAAACTTTATGCCCCATCTGCCAAGGAACCCCATCAATTCCATTTGTAGCTATCCCTTGTCAGCATAG GTACTGTTACTACTGTCTTCAAACAAGGTGCTGTGCAGCTCCATCATTTCGTTGCCCCAGATGTGGTGAACCAGTTGCTGCTATGCAACGGCATGGTGGTTTAGTCAGCAACATTCCTCAGAAACAATGA